CCCGAGCAATGGTATTTTGGCCAGCCTCGAGTTCCGTGTACTTATTTGGATAAGCGCGATTATGTGTATGGCAGCAAAGATAAAATTATAGAAGCTTTAAACTTTTTTAAGGAAAATATTAATTTTGATATGCTTTGTATTGTTAATTCGCCGGGAGCATCCCTAATCGGGGACGATTTAAAGGGCATTACGGAAGGTCTTTGTGAAAATCTGCCTTGCGTGCTTATACAGACGCCAGGTTATTCCAAGACCGTGTGTGAAGGCTTTGAAGCTGCTATGATACAGCTGTTTTCTCAATTTTTAGAACAGGGCTGGCTGAAAAAAGACCTTAAAAATGAAAAAGAAAGGAATCGCTCATCTCAAAAAACGGTCAATTTGATTGGTTTGTCTATTCTTCATAAATATGTGGAAGGCGATGTGAAAGAACTGACCCGTTTGTTAAATCTATGCGGGATTCAGGTCAATGCAGTTTTAGCCTGCAATCTGACCATGAAGCAATTAGAACGTGTAGGTGAAGCGGATTTAAACATTGTCATTCATGCAGAATATGGACTAAGGACGGCAGAGTATCTGAAAGAGGCTTTTGGCACCTTCTATTATCTGTGCCAGGGTATGCCGGTGGGCTTCAAGGCCACGGAAGACTTCCTCCGGGGCATTGTCAAGGCTCTTGGTGCCGATGAAAGGAACATGAGCAGCGTGGTAGAAGAAAGCGAGCGAGCAAGGGCTCGGGCGTACGTCTATTTATCCAGATTAAATTCCTTAACCGGACTGCCAAAAGGCGTGAGGTTTGCGATAGAGGGGACCTGGTCAGAATGTTATAGTTATGTTACTTTTTTAGTAGAATATTTCGGCATGGCAGCAGAAAGCATATCCGTATTGAATGCTTCCTGGGATTCTGGGCACATGGAGGAGAAACTACGGGATTTCTTAAGGCTCCATCAGATGGAGGAAGCACTGGAAAGAAATATTTTAGAAACCAGCAGTGAGCTGGTGCTTGCCAATGCCAATACCATCGCCAAGCTGAAACTTCGGGGACTGATTTTCAGCGGTATAGAAATCTCGCTGCCGTCCATGGGATATATAGACGTCATTCCTAAGACTCACGTAGGTATTTCGGGGGCATTGCTTTTAAGTGAACAGGTGATAAACGGCATGATGTTTTAGAAAGCTGAATCAGGAAATTCAGCAAAAGTGGCAGTAATTATGGAAAAGGATGGTGTTTAGAAGCCATCCTTTTTAGGATGTATGGCGGACGTGTGGACAATCGGTGACGAATATCCTTAAATTCCTGGTGGCCTACTTGACCACAAGGACAAAGGAAGGAAAAAAAAGGCTAAAATTTAAAATTGCGCAGAATGTATTCATTCAAAAACGAATCATAAAGTGCGCCCCATATCATATTTTCTTTGTAATAATACAGTTCTTTTTTAGATAAATCAACAAGGATTGGCATTTCAAACGCGGACCAATGCTTGGTTGGCCTCTGGGATACAAAAGATATGGCAGATGAATCTATGTTGTCCGAAACTAAGATACTATAACTAACCACTCCATTTTGAAGACCTCTAGGAAGACCTTTTTTATGTTTACAAGCATAGTGTAAACAGTTTTGCGTGTAGCTTTTTATTAAGTGCTCGTCAATCTTATCGGCATAGGTTACAAATGAAAATATTTTTAACTTTGTAGCAAGCCATCTCCATTTAAACACTTCATCATATATGACAAGGGCATCGAACCCACCAATATTTGTCCGTGTTGTATTGATAAATTTGTCTTTAACCTGTAAAAAATATTCTTGATAATCCATTTATAGCACCTTTCTGTTATATAAATTTACTTCTAGAGTCTAAGGGTTTACGACTACCAGATTAAAGGTATTTTATTTGGTAGTTCTATACAATAAGTTTACCATGGTACTGGGCGGCTTTCAAGTTTCTCCTTAGGAACAACGAAAAGGGGCAAGGTTCCGAAGATAATTAAACCAGGCGGTAGTAGGAAGAGAAAAAATATGATATTATAAACACACGAAACCAGATGATAAACGCTGCGTAGTGCTTTATAATATGGAGAAAGCATTTAACGGAAAAAAAATTTCGGATGTGAAGAAAATACATATAGGAATTAGGTTATACGAATGAAATGGACGGAAAAACAGGCGGAAGCAATCAGCCTGAGAAAGAAGAATATGTTGGTAGCGGCGGCGGCGGGTTCAGGCAAAACCGCTGTTTTAGTAGAGCGAATCAAGCAGCTGATTTTGCAGGAAGGGGTTTCCGTCAATGAACTGCTGGTGGTGACTTTTACTAACGCAGCAGCGGCAGAAATGCGGGAAAAGATTGTTAAGGCGGTGACGGCAGAAATTGAGCAGCACCATGGAGACACGACTTTTCTGCGCCGTCAGTTGAATACCATGTACAAGGCTAATATCAGCACCTTTCATGCCTTTGCGCTGGAAGTAATCCGGCGTTTTTTTCACGTGATTGAAATGGACCCCAATTTCAAAATCTGCGACGAGGCCCAGCAGATTATTCTTAAAGGCAGTGCCATGGACAGCCTTTTTGAAGAGATGTTTGAGAGTGGAAACCTAGAATTTACGGACTTTCTCAATCATTACGCCGCCAGCAAGAATGAGAATGCAGTTAAAGAGATGATTCGGGAGGTCTATGAGACCATCCAGAGCGTGCCGGAGCCTTGGGAATGGCTAGATAGCAGTGTAGGCGCGTTGGCTTTGGAGGAAGACGCTTTTACGCAGTCGGAGATTTTTTCGCAGATTTGGCAGCATATCGAAAGAGAGCTTTTTTACGCAAAAGCCAGTTATATGCAGTCGGTAGCACTCTTTGAAGAGGTTGGTGCGGTAAAGTTTGCCGGCAAGTGCCAGGGGGATGTGGCAGCCATAGAGGTAGCCGTAGAGGCCTTTAAAAGAGGAGACTGGAATGGGCTTGGTCAGGCAATCGAAGGCATCTCTTATGCGAGAATGGTGACAACCAAGGATGAAAAAGAAGCCTTTGACGAAGTGAAGGAATTGGCTTCCTTATATCGGGAACGCTGCAAGGAGGCACTGAAAGGACTAAAGGCCGATTATTTCTCCAGGCCTCTAGGGGAGCAGGTGGCGGATATGAATCAAGTCTATCCTTATGCCAAAACCCTGGCCTTGCTGGTTCGCACCTTTGGGGAGTATTACCGGCAGGAAAAAGAAGAGAAAAAGCTTATCGACTTTAGTGACATCGAGCATTACGCCCTGGAAATCTTAAAGAATGACCAGGCTGCCGCAGAATACCGAGATAAGTTCAAATACATTTTTATTGATGAATATCAGGATAGCAATTTGATACAAGATACGCTGATTGCGGCCATCAAACGGGAAGATAATTTATTCATGGTGGGCGACGTGAAGCAAAGCATCTATAAATTCCGGCTGGCAGAACCAGAGCTGTTTTTGGAGAAATACGAGCGCTTTAAAAGCACTGAAACCCAGCAAGATGCCAAACTGGACCTGAATTTTAACTTTAGAAGTAAGGGGTGTGTCATTCAGGCAGTAAATGACTTATTTTCTGGCTTGATGGCGGGCTATGATGCGGATGCGGCTCTCTACAAGGGGGTTGCCTATGAGGGTGAACTGGATTACCCTGTAGAGCTGCATCTGCTGGACCAGAAAATCACCGAGGACATGGAGGTAGACCCCGAGATTCGGGAGCTGAAAGCAGCAGAAATGGAGGCCTTTATAGCAGGCAAAGCCATTCGAGAAACCTTGGGAAAGCCTATTTTTGATATTAAGCTGAATAAAGAACGGCCAATCAGCAAGCGGGATATCGTTATCCTCATGCGAGGGCAGAAAAATTATGCGGATAAATTTCAGCAAGTGTTGCTAGAGATGGACATACCGTCTCATATCAATGACAGTGATGGCTATTTTGACACCTTGGAGATTCAAATATTCTTGAATCTGCTGCGGGTAATCGACAATCGCCGGCAGGATATTCCCCTGATCAGTGTGCTTCATTCCAGCATTTTTGCCTTTACGGTAGAGGATTTGGCTCAGATTCGCAGCCGCTGGAAGGAAGGATCTTATTTTGAGGCCTTTTGCCGTTGCGGACAAGGAGCGGAAGCTGACGGAGAACCAGATGCGGAAGACGGATCCCGGCATTCTGCTATTGAAAAGGATCCTCTGGGGACCAAATGCGCCGCTGTTCTGTCTCAACTGGCGGAATGGAAACAGCTCTCCGAGTTTATGTCACTGGATGAGTTGATTTGGAAGCTGCTATGGGATACCGGATACTATACCTTCGCTGGAGCGCTGCCGGGCGGTACTCAGCGGCAGGCTAATCTGCGGGCGCTGGTGGACAAGGCGGTTCAGTTCCAGTCTGCCCAGATGAAGGGCTTATATGGCTTTATCACCTATGTGGATGCGGTCAAGGACCGAAAGGTGCCTATGGGGCAAGTGACCTTGGTGGGTGAAAATGATGACGTGGTGCGGATTATGACCATTCACAAGAGCAAGGGACTGGAATTTCCCGTGGTGATTGTGGCCGGTTTGGGGCGGCGGTTTAATAATGCCAACGCAAGAAAACCAATTGACATTCATAAGAATATGGGCTTAGGCATTCGCTATGTAGAGCGGGAGCAGCATTTTTATAAAAAGACGATGATTCAGACGGCGATTCAGCATCAGCAGAAGCAAGAGGACATGGAAGAGGAAGTGCGGATTCTCTATGTGGCCCTGACCAGGGCGCAAGACAAGCTGATTCTTTTGGGCAGTGTAAAGGACTTGCAAAAATTTCGAGAGACAAAAGAGATTCTCCCGGAAGCAGACGTGCTCCGCGCCAGTTGCTATCTGGATATGCTTATGCCGTTGATGGGTAAGAGCCAGATTCAGATATACCAGCACGACGCGCAGGAAATCTCTTTCAGCAATACAGAAGATCAGACCCGTAAAGATCAGCTAAGGCAGCTGATACAGGGGATTCCATCCCCAGGGTTGATGGAAGGTCATGGGGCTTCTCCCTCTGTTTATGCCGACTTATATGCCCAGATTGACCGTCAGTTATCCTTTCGGTATGGCTACGAATATGGCCGGCTGCTGAAATCCAAATTTTCTGTCAGCGGACTGAACCGAATCAGTGAAATGCTGGCCCGGGAGGGCCTGGCGGCAGAAGAGTATCAGCGGCTTTATTACGAAGAATCCTATGAGACTGATTTGGCTGTTCCTCAGTTTGCACAGGATGTCAAACTGGGATTTACGGCAGCCGAGCGGGGGACCATCCTGCACAGCGTTTTGGAGCACTGGGATTTCAAAACAGGCTATGAAGTGTGCTCCCAGGAAGAGTCCGAGGCGCTGGCTTATGTGCGAGAGTTTATAACCACCATGGAGCAGCGGCAAATGCTGACGGAAGAAGAAGCGCAGGAAGCCAGAAAGCACGCTAAAATGATTGTGCACTTTCAATGCTCCCCGGCAGGAAAGCGGCTGGCAGAGGCCGAGGAAATCCACAAGGAGGTTCCGTTCAACCTGATGAAACAGATCAAGGGAGAAGACATTATCATCCAGGGTATCATTGACTGCTATTTCAAAGAGAAGGGCCGTTACATTTTGGTGGATTATAAGACCAATCAGCTGCGCCGTCCGGGAGATGCGGATGAACTGGCCTATCTGAAAGAAACGTATCGGGAGCAGATTGACCTGTATCGGGAGGCGCTTGAGGCGGTAAAGGGTGTGCCGGTTCAGGAGGCTTATCTGTACCTGCTGAACGCAGGAGTCACCATTGCATACGACTAGAAGCTCCTAGCGTACCCCAACATGAAGTGAAAAAGTAGAGGATAACTTATGGCTATAGAGGAAAACAAATTAAAAGAATACCGACATACTTTAGATAAACTGGCAGAGAAGGCGGAAGCCGACGGGCAGCTGGAGTACCAGCTGCAATCTCCAGAGCATCGCAAATGGATGGAGATGTACAAAATTAAATCTGTTTCGGGGAGAGCTGTTTATGAGAGCTTTTCTGACGACGATCTCTGTGAATATATCCGCAATCGGGCCAGAGAGTTGGATCATGTGCCAACCCAGAAAGAGGTTTACTGGATTTATCATATGTACATTAAGCACCGCTTCGGCAACTGGCCGAAGGCGCTGAAACAGGCGGTCATGTCTACGAAGGCAGGAAGCGGCGGGGACCGCTACGACGTGGTAGCCCAGCGGGAAAAGCGTTGTCAGGAAATCTTAGAGGAGATCCGGATTAAGGCTGATCAGCTCCATCGTCCGCCTCACTTGACAGAGATGCGAGAGTCTATTGATGGACTGAAATATAAATTTGATACCTGGAGTCAGGTGTTGGAGGCAGCAGGCATCGATCAGGCTTGGAAAAACCAGCATATGGTATTCCGGGTGCCAGACCTGACGGAGGAAGAACTGGCTATGTTGGAAAAAATTCGCGAGAGGGCTGGCCAGTTAGGCCGACCGCCCCTGCGGAAAGAAATAGAAGAAGACGTGAAGGCTGTGCTGAAAGAAAAGTGCAAGACGTGGCGGAACATCCTTTATCAGATTGGCATGAGACCGGTGGAAAAGCCAAAATCTTTCACGGAGACTTATCTGGACGAACGGAAAAACAAAGATCGACGTCACCGGGAAGTGTTGAGTAACGGTACGTACAAGGTGCTCAGCCTCAGTCAAAAGGAGCGGGCCCAGATTGAGAGTCTGCGGGAGTTGGTTCAGGAGTTGGGGCGGCCGCCAATACGGGAGGAAGTGCCAGAAGAGCTGTACACTGGGTTGATTAAGGCTTGCGGCAGCTATAAAAATATGTTGTTTCAGGTGGGTGCCACGCCTTTGGGCAAGGAAGAGGCTCAGAAGGCGAAGCGGAAGTTGAAAGGAGGAGCCCATGACAATAGCGGGCAGAATTGAAGAAAATTTATATAAATATTTAAAGGCTATCACTCATACTGGTACGGCACTGGAGCGTAACAGCGAAGCCTTCTTCCGGGAATGGTTTGATTCCCTGCCTTATTTACGGGAGCATCCGGAGCTTTGCGGGTTTTACCCTCTAGCAAAAGATCGGTTGAATCGGCATATTCCGTGGGCCTTATTGAAGGGCCAGGGCAGCCAGACGGTGATTCTGCTTCACCATACAGATACGGTAGATGTAGAGGACTTTGGCAAGTATGGTGATTTGGCTTACCAGCCGCTAGAAGTGGAAAAGCTTTTTTCTGAGGGAGCGGTAGAACTGAGTCCAGAGGCCAGAGCCGACTTGGAATCGGGACAATGGCTCTTTGGCCGAGGGGCATCGGATATGAAAGGGGGCGGCTGCATTCACCTGTCTCTTTTTGAGGAATATTGCCAGCAGGAGGACTTTGTCGGCAACATCCTGCTGATCGGTGTACCTGACGAAGAAAATCTGTCGGCGGGTATGCGTTCAGCCGTGTATCTGCTGAAAGAGTTAAGGGAGCAGCATCAGCTGTCGTATAAGCTGTTGCTTAATGTGGAACCCCATGACCGGCTGGAGGAGCGAAACATTACCGTATACGATGGTTCCGTCGGGAAAATGATGCCAGTATTTTTGGTCCGGGGTAAGTTAGCTCATGTGGGACAGATTTACAAGGGTCTGAATCCGGTAAATTTGTTGTCGGCTATTGTACGCAAGACAGAGCTGAATCCGGATTTCATTGAAAAGTCCGGCAACACGGTGACACCACCTCCGGCCTGGCTGTATTTTAAGGATCGGAAGGAGACTTATGATGTGTCTCTGCCACTGATGGCAGGGGGCTATCTGTCGGTACTATCTCTGGAGAAATCCCCGAAGGAGATTTTTGAGCAATTGAAAATGCTCAGCTTGGAAGCCTTTGAAGAAGTTCTGGCTGGCATGAAAAAGAGCTATGAAGTCTATCGGAATTTGACAGGCCGGGACTTGGAACATTTGGACTGGAAACCAGAAGTGAAATATTACGGGGAGTTGTATCGGCAGTTGGCCGAGGAACGGGGAGAGGTCTTTCAAGAAGAGATGACGGCGTTCCAACAACAACTGGAGGAGCAGATTCAAGCCGGGTCGCTGGACCGGATTGAGGGAGCCTACCGGCTTATGGAGAATGCTCTCACCTACGACCGGGATTCGTCCCCGCTGGTGGTCATCGCCTTGGCTCCGCCGTATTATCCCAGCACCAACAATGCGATGCTGGAACAGGCTGGAGATATAGATCGACTGCTGGAAAAGCTGGCGGCCTATGGGCTGGACGAGACTGGTTGCGGCATTTATGTGCAAAACTATTTTACCGGCATTTCCGATTTGAGCTATGCCATGTTTACCGCCGATGAGGAAAACATCCGTTATATTCAAGAGAATATGATGTTCTGGGGGGACTTGTATCATATTCCTTTGGATATCATGAAGGAGCAGTCCATGCCGGTGCTGAATCTGGGACCTTGGGGCAAGGATTTGCACAAGTCTACAGAACGGGTCTATAAGAAAGACCTTTTTGAGAACATTCCTAAGTTGGTCGACTTTATGCTGGAGCAGGTGCTTCGTCCGTAAAGGGGATTAGAGCAGCCGGAGGCCGTTTCGTAAACATGGGGTAAAAGAACGGACCTGGGAAAAAAGGATTGGTATTTTTGGACAGAAATGGTAAAATGAAATGAATTCTTGAAAATGTAAAGAAATTTTGAGCTATTGCAGTGTGTGAAGAAAGAGCAGGAGGAGCTTTTTATGAGAAAAAAGATAGCAGTAATTTTATGTATGGTCTTGGGGGCTACGACCTTTTTTGGTTGTTCTGCTGCCGAAATCGGCTATTTGAGTATGAACAAGGAAATCAGCACCCTGGCCTCCTGTGAATTTTCTGGGGCGACAGAGATTTATTATGACGCAGATGCCATCAAAGGGTTTTTAACCCAAGTGGAGGGAAGTGAGGCATTTCTCACCGATGCGCAAGAGGAATTGGATAAGTTTACAGGCCAGAAGACCATTCAGGTAAATTTTGAGGGCAGACAGCAGCTGCTGGAAAAAGACCTGCGGTATGAAATAAACCTCAAGGCAAAGCTGGATGGCCGGGAATGGGACCTGGGACGGTTATATATGGATTCGACCAAAGGCATTTATGTAGAGCGGGATATGCTCATCAAGCTGTACTTGATGTCCAAGGAATTGCTGCCGGAATACAAGGACTCTTATTTTTACAGTGCAGCTTATGAGAAGGACTTGAGAAATGCGTTGGGCACGTCCGAGTATGTGGAGGTTGTTAATGCGGAGGGAACCATGGGATATCTCACAGGAGGTATTTATGGGGATTCGGTCTATGCCTCAGAAGAATTGCTGAACATGGTATTTAATAGTCTTGAGAATATTTTTAAGGGGTATACATCAGGAGCTGTGTCTAGCGTTCAGGGAGGCTACAGCCTTTCTCTGTCCGGAGAACAGTTAATTCCGATGACCTCTAGTTGTTTGGACTATATAAGCAGCAACTTGGATTCGGTTGTCGATGGATTTTATAAGCTGATGATGGATGTGGAGAAATGGTCAGGCGAGGAATCAGAGACGTGGAAGCAGCCGATGAGTAAGGAAGAGCGAACGGAGCTGGCCAGTCAGCTGTCTGCAACGAAAGGACAGCTAGACTATCTGTACAAGAGCGGCCAGCTGGATCTGATAAAACCGTTAAAACTGACCGAGACCGTGAAAAAGTCAGGAAATACCTATACGACGGAGAAGAACCTTTCCATGACCTACCAGGGAAAGAGCTTATTTTATATAAAGAGTCAGGGTTCTTTAATGAAGAAAGATGTGAACATTTCTATACCAGCCGTGGGGACACCGGTAGTGGAAATTAGTCAGCGGCTGGATCAGTTAGAAGCATCTTACAATCCAGTGGTAGCAGCCAAAATTTCCTGGGTAAAGAGCCGTGGATCCGCTGCGGAATACGGAGATGATTACGACGAATACTGGGATGATTATAACTATTGTGATATCTATTACACCAGAGCTCTTCGTTCACCGCTTTCTTCGGAGGAGGAATACGACTGGCTAGAATATAAAAATATCAACAAGGAGCTATACGTGCCGTTGCGGGCCATCGGGGAAGCCCTGGGTCAGGAGATTGGCTGGGACAATGGCAGTCAGACTGCTTACGGAGTCCAAGCTGGAAAGCGGATCGACCTGAACGGAGTACTGGATGCGGATACGGTTTACGTAAAGGTTCGGGAGTTTGAAAAGCTGGGATATCAGGTGCAATATGACGGCAGTAATCCAGAAATTCATGTGGTCAACATCAAAAAAATCTAAAAATTTTGAGATTTTATACAAAAAAGGTATTGATAAGCTGAGATTTTTTGTGTATACTAACGTATAGATGCTTAGATAAGAATCGCAGAAGAAAAAATAATCCGCGGTTTATGGGACAGAAGATCGAAGAATCGAAGCCTGGCCAGGAAAAAGGCAGCGTATTAAAGATCGTACAAAGGGGTGCATTTGTTAATGTGTCCCCTTTTTTCGTTTAAAGCTAATAGCAAGAGAAAAGGAGTTGAAGATTATGTCAAAGTTGATAATCCCTGAGGGGTACACGCCGGTTATTGATTACATGGAGAGTCAAAGAGCCAT
The genomic region above belongs to Aminipila butyrica and contains:
- a CDS encoding M20/M25/M40 family metallo-hydrolase produces the protein MTIAGRIEENLYKYLKAITHTGTALERNSEAFFREWFDSLPYLREHPELCGFYPLAKDRLNRHIPWALLKGQGSQTVILLHHTDTVDVEDFGKYGDLAYQPLEVEKLFSEGAVELSPEARADLESGQWLFGRGASDMKGGGCIHLSLFEEYCQQEDFVGNILLIGVPDEENLSAGMRSAVYLLKELREQHQLSYKLLLNVEPHDRLEERNITVYDGSVGKMMPVFLVRGKLAHVGQIYKGLNPVNLLSAIVRKTELNPDFIEKSGNTVTPPPAWLYFKDRKETYDVSLPLMAGGYLSVLSLEKSPKEIFEQLKMLSLEAFEEVLAGMKKSYEVYRNLTGRDLEHLDWKPEVKYYGELYRQLAEERGEVFQEEMTAFQQQLEEQIQAGSLDRIEGAYRLMENALTYDRDSSPLVVIALAPPYYPSTNNAMLEQAGDIDRLLEKLAAYGLDETGCGIYVQNYFTGISDLSYAMFTADEENIRYIQENMMFWGDLYHIPLDIMKEQSMPVLNLGPWGKDLHKSTERVYKKDLFENIPKLVDFMLEQVLRP
- a CDS encoding copper amine oxidase N-terminal domain-containing protein, with product MRKKIAVILCMVLGATTFFGCSAAEIGYLSMNKEISTLASCEFSGATEIYYDADAIKGFLTQVEGSEAFLTDAQEELDKFTGQKTIQVNFEGRQQLLEKDLRYEINLKAKLDGREWDLGRLYMDSTKGIYVERDMLIKLYLMSKELLPEYKDSYFYSAAYEKDLRNALGTSEYVEVVNAEGTMGYLTGGIYGDSVYASEELLNMVFNSLENIFKGYTSGAVSSVQGGYSLSLSGEQLIPMTSSCLDYISSNLDSVVDGFYKLMMDVEKWSGEESETWKQPMSKEERTELASQLSATKGQLDYLYKSGQLDLIKPLKLTETVKKSGNTYTTEKNLSMTYQGKSLFYIKSQGSLMKKDVNISIPAVGTPVVEISQRLDQLEASYNPVVAAKISWVKSRGSAAEYGDDYDEYWDDYNYCDIYYTRALRSPLSSEEEYDWLEYKNINKELYVPLRAIGEALGQEIGWDNGSQTAYGVQAGKRIDLNGVLDADTVYVKVREFEKLGYQVQYDGSNPEIHVVNIKKI
- a CDS encoding nitrogenase component 1, with amino-acid sequence MNDYLQNITPDSFSGIVFGLEGLSNTIVLINGPTGCKFYHAATSDNQSIKQLQFDSLNYPEQWYFGQPRVPCTYLDKRDYVYGSKDKIIEALNFFKENINFDMLCIVNSPGASLIGDDLKGITEGLCENLPCVLIQTPGYSKTVCEGFEAAMIQLFSQFLEQGWLKKDLKNEKERNRSSQKTVNLIGLSILHKYVEGDVKELTRLLNLCGIQVNAVLACNLTMKQLERVGEADLNIVIHAEYGLRTAEYLKEAFGTFYYLCQGMPVGFKATEDFLRGIVKALGADERNMSSVVEESERARARAYVYLSRLNSLTGLPKGVRFAIEGTWSECYSYVTFLVEYFGMAAESISVLNASWDSGHMEEKLRDFLRLHQMEEALERNILETSSELVLANANTIAKLKLRGLIFSGIEISLPSMGYIDVIPKTHVGISGALLLSEQVINGMMF
- a CDS encoding homing endonuclease associated repeat-containing protein, translating into MAIEENKLKEYRHTLDKLAEKAEADGQLEYQLQSPEHRKWMEMYKIKSVSGRAVYESFSDDDLCEYIRNRARELDHVPTQKEVYWIYHMYIKHRFGNWPKALKQAVMSTKAGSGGDRYDVVAQREKRCQEILEEIRIKADQLHRPPHLTEMRESIDGLKYKFDTWSQVLEAAGIDQAWKNQHMVFRVPDLTEEELAMLEKIRERAGQLGRPPLRKEIEEDVKAVLKEKCKTWRNILYQIGMRPVEKPKSFTETYLDERKNKDRRHREVLSNGTYKVLSLSQKERAQIESLRELVQELGRPPIREEVPEELYTGLIKACGSYKNMLFQVGATPLGKEEAQKAKRKLKGGAHDNSGQN
- the addA gene encoding helicase-exonuclease AddAB subunit AddA, which encodes MKWTEKQAEAISLRKKNMLVAAAAGSGKTAVLVERIKQLILQEGVSVNELLVVTFTNAAAAEMREKIVKAVTAEIEQHHGDTTFLRRQLNTMYKANISTFHAFALEVIRRFFHVIEMDPNFKICDEAQQIILKGSAMDSLFEEMFESGNLEFTDFLNHYAASKNENAVKEMIREVYETIQSVPEPWEWLDSSVGALALEEDAFTQSEIFSQIWQHIERELFYAKASYMQSVALFEEVGAVKFAGKCQGDVAAIEVAVEAFKRGDWNGLGQAIEGISYARMVTTKDEKEAFDEVKELASLYRERCKEALKGLKADYFSRPLGEQVADMNQVYPYAKTLALLVRTFGEYYRQEKEEKKLIDFSDIEHYALEILKNDQAAAEYRDKFKYIFIDEYQDSNLIQDTLIAAIKREDNLFMVGDVKQSIYKFRLAEPELFLEKYERFKSTETQQDAKLDLNFNFRSKGCVIQAVNDLFSGLMAGYDADAALYKGVAYEGELDYPVELHLLDQKITEDMEVDPEIRELKAAEMEAFIAGKAIRETLGKPIFDIKLNKERPISKRDIVILMRGQKNYADKFQQVLLEMDIPSHINDSDGYFDTLEIQIFLNLLRVIDNRRQDIPLISVLHSSIFAFTVEDLAQIRSRWKEGSYFEAFCRCGQGAEADGEPDAEDGSRHSAIEKDPLGTKCAAVLSQLAEWKQLSEFMSLDELIWKLLWDTGYYTFAGALPGGTQRQANLRALVDKAVQFQSAQMKGLYGFITYVDAVKDRKVPMGQVTLVGENDDVVRIMTIHKSKGLEFPVVIVAGLGRRFNNANARKPIDIHKNMGLGIRYVEREQHFYKKTMIQTAIQHQQKQEDMEEEVRILYVALTRAQDKLILLGSVKDLQKFRETKEILPEADVLRASCYLDMLMPLMGKSQIQIYQHDAQEISFSNTEDQTRKDQLRQLIQGIPSPGLMEGHGASPSVYADLYAQIDRQLSFRYGYEYGRLLKSKFSVSGLNRISEMLAREGLAAEEYQRLYYEESYETDLAVPQFAQDVKLGFTAAERGTILHSVLEHWDFKTGYEVCSQEESEALAYVREFITTMEQRQMLTEEEAQEARKHAKMIVHFQCSPAGKRLAEAEEIHKEVPFNLMKQIKGEDIIIQGIIDCYFKEKGRYILVDYKTNQLRRPGDADELAYLKETYREQIDLYREALEAVKGVPVQEAYLYLLNAGVTIAYD